In Chelmon rostratus isolate fCheRos1 chromosome 21, fCheRos1.pri, whole genome shotgun sequence, the genomic window GCAGCAGGATGAAGTCCAAAGGGAAGGCTATGAAAGCATCCAGGAGGACCTGGTCTGACCCCGAGCCAGAGCTCACCGAACCAGAGCCAGGCTCCAGCGAGCAGGAGGGCTCGGAGGCCTCGGTCCGGATCGGCGGCTCCTGGAGGGGGTCGCTGAGGGGTGGGGACGGCAAGCGTAAAGGAGGAGTGGGCGGAGGTCGGCGGCGCAGGCAGCACGGCTCCAGCAACAAGGAGCGCAGCGTCCGGCGGCTAGAGAGCAACGAGCGGGAACGCCAGCGAATGCACAAGCTGAACAACGCCTTCCAGGCGTTGCGCGAGGCCATCCCCCACGTCAAGACTGACAAGAAGCTGTCCAAGATCGAGACACTGACCCTGGCAAAGAATTACATCAAATCCTTAACCACCATCATCCTGGACATGTCAGGGGCCTGCCTGCCGGCTGGAGGGGTCCCATCGGAGGCCAGCGCCGCCAAGCTGCTCCAGTGCTaccagcagcacctgcaggagGACGGCGAGGACAATCTCACCCAGTACCTCACCCACGTGCATAGCTTCAGCCAGcgcagctaacagcagctgcaaCATGGCTTGGAG contains:
- the bhlha15 gene encoding class A basic helix-loop-helix protein 15 yields the protein MKSKGKAMKASRRTWSDPEPELTEPEPGSSEQEGSEASVRIGGSWRGSLRGGDGKRKGGVGGGRRRRQHGSSNKERSVRRLESNERERQRMHKLNNAFQALREAIPHVKTDKKLSKIETLTLAKNYIKSLTTIILDMSGACLPAGGVPSEASAAKLLQCYQQHLQEDGEDNLTQYLTHVHSFSQRS